A stretch of Anaeromyxobacter dehalogenans 2CP-1 DNA encodes these proteins:
- a CDS encoding GDYXXLXY domain-containing protein, with the protein MLRDRSPGWGRLALVLAVQLAILAAIPFRQARARLAGEDVVLESMPVDPLDPLSGYYVALAWRAERDAGAWQGPGDGAWLVIRRGAPAWVGEACLGERPPPEPDRLAIRAERAGDGCRIPAAQRFYIPEARRAEVEAAMRETGRKALVDARVDAAGNVVLLRLRAGTTVVGR; encoded by the coding sequence ATGCTGCGTGACCGCTCGCCGGGCTGGGGCCGCCTCGCCCTGGTCCTCGCCGTCCAGCTCGCCATCCTCGCGGCCATCCCGTTCCGCCAGGCGCGGGCCCGGCTCGCCGGCGAGGACGTGGTGCTGGAGAGCATGCCGGTCGATCCGCTCGACCCGCTGTCCGGCTACTACGTCGCGCTCGCCTGGCGCGCCGAGCGCGACGCCGGCGCGTGGCAGGGCCCGGGCGACGGCGCCTGGCTGGTGATCCGCCGGGGCGCGCCGGCCTGGGTGGGCGAGGCGTGCCTGGGCGAGCGCCCGCCGCCGGAGCCGGACCGGCTCGCCATCCGCGCCGAGCGCGCCGGCGACGGGTGCCGCATCCCCGCGGCGCAGCGCTTCTACATCCCCGAGGCGCGGCGCGCCGAGGTCGAGGCGGCCATGCGCGAGACCGGCCGCAAGGCGCTGGTGGACGCGCGCGTGGACGCGGCCGGCAACGTGGTGCTGCTCCGCCTGCGCGCCGGCACCACGGTCGTCGGCCGCTAG
- a CDS encoding DUF2157 domain-containing protein has product MEHASRRFREELRRELPRWQQDGLVSPDAAAALWSRYRLAEAEPASGPGLLPVYALGALLVGAGVVSLVAWHWEEMGPALQLAVIGAAMVASHAGGVALWRGRAPRLGHALTLLGTVIFGANVGLVAQIFHVSGVWWGGFAAFAAGALAAGVAYPSLPHLLLGAILALWVAGPGLAHDHPGPGLAAVWVLSPALVALAWRERSRALAVVAALGLAVVSGAGLFGARLDRGWVLVVLCLAAALCATPLAAAPLASRSDTGARLSGALRVTGRLLFYAAAAVLSFTELAHELRFRGAVPGLILAAAAPAAAFAVAALAIGLRRPEVDPLARGEAMLVGATVVALAAGLSLETGTGTALVANLAIAFLAAGRIVRGLSGLRRAPFWEGMAVAGALTLVRFISIDTGLWLKGAGFIACGAAVLLGGIAFERRRARAAEVTHAA; this is encoded by the coding sequence ATGGAGCACGCATCGCGCCGGTTCCGCGAGGAGCTTCGCCGGGAGCTCCCGCGCTGGCAGCAGGACGGGCTGGTCTCGCCCGACGCGGCCGCGGCGCTCTGGTCGCGCTACCGGCTGGCCGAGGCCGAGCCGGCGTCCGGGCCGGGCCTCCTGCCGGTGTACGCGCTGGGCGCGCTGCTGGTGGGCGCGGGCGTGGTGTCGCTGGTGGCCTGGCACTGGGAGGAGATGGGCCCGGCGCTCCAGCTCGCGGTCATCGGCGCGGCCATGGTGGCGAGCCACGCCGGCGGCGTGGCGCTGTGGCGCGGCCGCGCGCCGCGGCTCGGGCACGCGCTCACCCTGCTCGGCACCGTGATCTTCGGCGCGAACGTGGGGCTGGTGGCGCAGATCTTCCACGTGAGCGGCGTGTGGTGGGGCGGGTTCGCCGCGTTCGCGGCGGGCGCGCTCGCCGCAGGCGTCGCCTACCCCAGCCTGCCGCACCTGCTGCTCGGCGCGATCCTCGCGCTGTGGGTGGCGGGGCCCGGCCTCGCCCACGATCACCCCGGGCCCGGCCTCGCCGCCGTCTGGGTGCTCTCGCCCGCGCTGGTGGCGCTGGCCTGGCGCGAGCGGTCGCGCGCGCTCGCGGTGGTGGCGGCGCTCGGGCTCGCGGTCGTCTCCGGGGCCGGGCTGTTCGGCGCGCGCCTGGACCGCGGCTGGGTGCTGGTGGTGCTGTGCCTGGCGGCCGCGCTCTGCGCGACCCCGCTCGCCGCCGCCCCGCTCGCCTCGCGCTCCGACACCGGCGCGCGGCTCTCGGGGGCGCTGCGGGTCACCGGGCGGCTGCTGTTCTACGCCGCCGCCGCGGTGCTCTCCTTCACCGAGCTCGCCCACGAGCTGCGCTTCCGCGGCGCGGTGCCCGGACTCATCCTGGCGGCCGCCGCGCCCGCCGCCGCGTTCGCGGTCGCGGCGCTCGCCATCGGGCTCCGCCGCCCGGAGGTGGACCCGCTCGCGCGCGGCGAGGCGATGCTGGTGGGCGCGACCGTCGTCGCGCTCGCCGCCGGCCTGTCGCTCGAGACCGGCACCGGCACCGCGCTCGTCGCGAACCTGGCCATCGCGTTCCTCGCGGCGGGGCGCATCGTGCGCGGGCTCTCCGGCCTGCGCCGCGCGCCGTTCTGGGAGGGGATGGCGGTCGCGGGCGCGCTCACGCTCGTCCGCTTCATCTCCATCGACACCGGCCTCTGGCTGAAGGGCGCCGGCTTCATCGCCTGCGGCGCGGCGGTGCTGCTCGGCGGCATCGCGTTCGAGCGCCGGCGCGCCCGCGCCGCGGAGGTGACCCATGCTGCGTGA
- a CDS encoding PilZ domain-containing protein has translation MRGFPQADHRRDPRLAVSAPAVLAASDGRWDVIAEDFAAGGCRVVSPVPLRLGTAAYLTLQLPSGAGHVAATATVAWNTAAPPWRMGFAFARSGGEERARQVRTLLDANPRLGRRPPPLRPSARLRLGTPPDPCPVFTRDERVVLRAARDALAARELFGRHAVRAVELRRALQGLMLHGWVQTGAPRATDRRWSAVLAEAISTGGGRATRDRPADGAGYRPLRGRRAQAFVDLARAESAEGHDASAVEWLQAALAASPEDPFILAALDALTVGHARG, from the coding sequence ATGCGAGGGTTCCCGCAGGCAGACCATCGTCGGGACCCGCGCCTGGCGGTGAGCGCGCCCGCCGTGCTCGCCGCGAGCGACGGCCGCTGGGACGTCATCGCCGAGGACTTCGCCGCCGGCGGCTGCCGCGTGGTGTCGCCGGTGCCGCTCCGGCTCGGCACCGCCGCCTACCTGACGCTGCAGCTCCCCTCCGGCGCCGGCCACGTGGCCGCCACCGCCACCGTCGCCTGGAACACCGCCGCGCCGCCGTGGCGGATGGGCTTCGCGTTCGCGCGCTCGGGCGGCGAGGAGCGCGCGCGCCAGGTCCGGACGCTGCTCGACGCGAACCCGCGGCTCGGCCGCCGCCCGCCGCCGCTCCGTCCGAGCGCGCGGCTGCGGCTCGGCACGCCGCCCGACCCGTGCCCGGTGTTCACGCGCGACGAGCGGGTGGTGCTGCGGGCCGCCCGCGACGCGCTGGCGGCGCGCGAGCTGTTCGGCCGCCACGCGGTCCGCGCGGTCGAGCTCCGCCGCGCGCTGCAGGGGCTCATGCTGCACGGCTGGGTGCAGACCGGCGCGCCGCGCGCCACCGACCGGCGCTGGTCGGCGGTGCTGGCGGAGGCGATCTCCACCGGGGGTGGACGCGCCACCCGCGACCGCCCCGCCGACGGCGCCGGCTACCGCCCGCTGCGCGGCCGCCGGGCCCAGGCGTTCGTGGACCTGGCCCGCGCCGAGAGCGCCGAGGGGCACGACGCGTCCGCGGTGGAGTGGCTGCAGGCCGCGCTGGCCGCGTCCCCCGAGGACCCGTTCATCCTCGCCGCGCTCGACGCGCTCACCGTGGGTCACGCCCGCGGCTGA